In Odontesthes bonariensis isolate fOdoBon6 chromosome 22, fOdoBon6.hap1, whole genome shotgun sequence, one genomic interval encodes:
- the LOC142372382 gene encoding bile salt-activated lipase-like, with protein sequence MAMLGILIAVAAFVTTASATSLGVVYTEGGMVEGENIRLGYRHHMDIFRGIPFADLPGRFAKPKRHPGWDGILKATEYRNRCMQVTMLMTDTRGSEDCLYLNIWVPHSRSVSTNLPVMVWIYGGGFLAGGSMGANFLENYLYSGQEIADKGNVIVVTFGYRVGTLGFLSTGDSDLPGNYGLWDQQAAIAWVHRNIRSFGGDPDNITLFGESAGGASVSFQTLTPHNKGLIKRAISQSGVALCPWAVNRNPRQYAEEIALKVNCPTDGRMAACLKMTDPKVLTLAGSLSLSASPDHPLLNNLLLSPVIDGDFLPDEPYNLFHNAAEIDYIAGVNDMDGHLFTGLDVPSVNSHLVDTPVEDVKRLLASFTKEKGKLGFENAYSTYTLDWGSNPKRETIKKTVVAIETDFIFLIPTQTALYLHANSSTTGRTYSYLFSQPNRFGGLVLPFPSWMGADHADDLQYVFGKPFTTPLGYWPKHRDVSRYMIAYWTNFARTGNPNKGELRVPATWPEFTDSGHKFLEINSKMDPSYVRQSLRLRYVHFWTSVLPNLPEIV encoded by the exons ATGGCAATGCTCGGGATTTTGATTGCCGTTGCCGCGTTTGTGACGACGGCCTCTGCCACCTCC CTCGGGGTTGTTTACACCGAGGGAGGGATGGTGGAGGGTGAAAACATCCGCCTTGGATACCGTCATCACATGGACATCTTCAGGGGGATTCCCTTTGCGGATTTACCTGGAAGGTTTGCGAAGCCAAAGCGTCACCCTGGCTGGGATG GTATTCTGAAGGCCACCGAGTACCGAAATAGATGCATGCAGGTGACCATGCTTATGACAGACACAAGAGGAAGCGAGGACTGTCTTTACCTCAACATCTGGGTTCCTCACAGCAGATCAG TGTCCACCAATCTACCCGTCATGGTCTGGATCTATGGAGGGGGCTTCTTAGCTGGAGGCTCAATGGGCGCTAACTTCCTGGAGAACTATCTGTACAGTGGGCAGGAAATAGCAGACAAAGGAAATGTTATCGTGGTGACGTTTGGATACCGTGTAGGAACCCTTGGCTTCCTGAGTACTGGAGACTCTGATTTGCCTG GAAATTACGGTCTGTGGGATCAGCAGGCTGCCATTGCCTGGGTGCACAGAAATATTCGATCATTTGGTGGAGACCCTGACAACATCACCCTCTTTGGAGAGTCTGCAGGTGGAGCCAGCGTGAGTTTCCAG ACCCTCACCCCTCACAACAAAGGGCTTATCAAGCGAGCCATCTCTCAGAGCGGGGTTGCTCTTTGCCCTTGGGCAGTCAACAGGAACCCCCGCCAGTATGCTGAGGAG ATTGCCCTGAAAGTCAACTGCCCCACTGATGGGAGAATGGCTGCCTGTCTGAAGATGACCGATCCCAAGGTCCTGACATTGGCGGGCTCTCTCAGTTTGTCTGCCTCCCCCGACC accCTCTTTTGAACAACCTGCTTCTGTCTCCTGTGATTGACGGCGACTTCCTGCCTGATGAGCCTTACAACCTGTTCCACAATGCTGCTGAAATTGACTACATTGCTGGAGTCAACGACATGGATGGACATCTCTTCACTGGTTTGGACGTTCCATCCGTCAACTCTCACTTGGTGGACACTCCTGT TGAAGATGTGAAGAGGCTTTTGGCTTCCTTCACAAAGGAGAAGGGCAAGCTCGGCTTTGAGAACGCTTACTCAACATACACCTTGGATTGGGGATCGAACCCAAAAAGGGAGACCATCAAGAAGACTGTTGTGGCCATCGAAACAGACTTCATTTTCCTGATTCCCACACAGACTGCCCTTTATCTTCATGCCAACAGTTCCAC GACTGGACGCACCTACTCCTACCTCTTCTCTCAGCCCAACCGTTTCGGCGGGCTTGTCTTGCCTTTTCCCAGCTGGATGGGAGCTGACCATGCTGATGATCTGCAGTACGTGTTTGGAAAGCCATTCACCACACCACTGGGATACTGGCCTAAGCATCGTGATGTCTCACGCTACATGATTGCCTACTGGACCAACTTTGCCAGGACCGG AAACCCTAACAAAGGAGAGCTGAGAGTGCCCGCCACCTGGCCAGAATTCACGGACTCAGGACACAAGTTCTTGgaaatcaattctaagatggacCCAAGCTATGTGAGACAGAGCCTGAGGCTGCGTTATGTGCATTTCTGGACCAGCGTCCTGCCCAATTTACCTGAAATTGTCTGA
- the LOC142372751 gene encoding bile salt-activated lipase-like: MAMRGIWIAVAAFVTTASATSLGVVSTEGGMVEGENIRLGLSHHMDVFRGIPFADTPGRFEKPQRHPGWDGILKATEYRNGCVQLNIPMMTDTSGSEDCLYLNIWVPHGSSVSTNLPIMVWIYGGGFLFGDAMGGNFFDNYLYSGQEIADRGNVIVVTFGYRVGTLGFLSTGDSDLPGNYGLWDQQAAIAWVHRNIRSFGGDPDNITLFGESAGGASVSFQTLTPHNKGLIKRAISQSGVALCPWAVNRNPRQYAEEVALKVNCPTDGRMAACLKMTDPKVLTMAGAPSFSSSPDQPVVNNLLLSPVIDGDFLPDEPYNLFHNAADIDYIAGVNDMDAHFVAGFDVPSINSQLMNTPVEDVKRLLASFTKEKGKLGFDNAYSTYTLDWGSNPNRQTIKKTVVAIETDFIFLIPTQTALYLHANSSTTGRTYSYLFSEPNRMGGLVLPYPSWVGADHADDLQYVFGLPFTTPLGYWPRHRDVSRYMIAYWTNFARTGDPNKGELSVPAAWPEFTDSGHKFLEINSKMDPSYVREKLRMRYMRFWTSVLPNLPEIV, translated from the exons ATGGCAATGCGCGGGATTTGGATTGCTGTTGCCGCGTTTGTGACGACGGCCTCTGCCACCTCC ctCGGGGTTGTTTCCACGGAGGGAGGGATGGTGGAGGGTGAAAACATCCGCCTTGGGCTCAGTCATCACATGGACGTCTTCAGGGGGATTCCCTTTGCTGATACCCCTGGAAGATTTGAgaagccacagcgccaccctGGCTGGGATG GTATTCTGAAGGCCACTGAGTACAGGAATGGATGCGTTCAGCTGAACATACCTATGATGACAGACACCTCAGGCAGCGAGGACTGTCTTTACCTCAACATCTGGGTTCCTCACGGCAGCTCAG TGTCCACCAATCTACCCATCATGGTCTGGATCTACGGCGGGGGCTTCTTGTTTGGGGACGCGATGGGCGGGAACTTCTTTGATAACTATCTGTACAGTGGGCAGGAAATAGCAGACAGAGGAAATGTTATCGTGGTGACGTTTGGATACCGTGTAGGAACCCTTGGCTTCCTGAGTACTGGAGACTCTGATTTGCCTG GAAATTACGGTCTGTGGGATCAGCAGGCTGCCATTGCCTGGGTGCACAGAAATATTCGATCATTTGGTGGAGACCCTGACAACATCACCCTCTTTGGAGAGTCTGCAGGTGGAGCCAGCGTGAGTTTCCAG ACCCTCACCCCTCACAACAAAGGGCTTATCAAGCGAGCCATCTCTCAGAGCGGGGTTGCTCTTTGCCCTTGGGCAGTCAACAGGAACCCCCGCCAGTATGCTGAGGAG GTTGCCCTGAAAGTCAACTGCCCCACTGATGGGAGAATGGCTGCCTGTCTGAAGATGACCGATCCCAAGGTCCTGACAATGGCGGGCGCTCCCAGTTTTTCCAGCTCCCCTGATC AGCCTGTTGTGAACAACCTGCTTCTGTCTCCTGTGATTGATGGCGACTTCCTGCCCGATGAGCCTTACAACCTGTTCCACAATGCTGCTGATATTGACTACATTGCTGGAGTCAACGACATGGACGCACATTTCGTCGCTGGTTTCGATGTTCCATCCATCAACTCTCAACTGATGAACACTCCTGT TGAAGATGTGAAGAGGCTTTTGGCTTCCTTCACGAAGGAGAAGGGCAAGCTCGGCTTTGACAACGCTTACTCAACATACACCTTGGATTGGGGATCGAACCCCAACAGGCAGACAATCAAGAAGACTGTTGTGGCCATCGAAACAGACTTCATTTTCCTGATTCCCACACAGACTGCCCTTTATCTTCATGCCAACAGTTCCAC GACTGGACGCACCTACTCCTACCTCTTCTCTGAGCCCAACCGTATGGGCGGGCTTGTCTTGCCTTACCCCAGCTGGGTGGGAGCTGACCATGCTGATGATCTGCAGTACGTGTTTGGACTGCCATTCACCACACCACTGGGATACTGGCCTAGGCATCGTGATGTCTCACGCTACATGATTGCCTACTGGACCAACTTTGCCAGGACCGG AGATCCTAACAAAGGAGAGCTGAGCGTGCCCGCTGCCTGGCCAGAATTCACGGACTCAGGACACAAGTTCTTGgaaatcaattctaagatggacCCAAGCTATGTGAGAGAGAAACTGAGGATGCGTTATATGCGTTTCTGGACCAGCGTCCTGCCCAATTTACCTGAAATTGTCTGA
- the gtf3c5 gene encoding general transcription factor 3C polypeptide 5 — MMELEGLDVAEPSEVSLDFTLRELSLSSQSEDATPGSSSSVRLRDKKLVCVEYPAVIKSVDKMLETLGGEQAVTKTFADPNRRLELRFRPQDPFCHSVCGNRFPSSNLLLRVRRRVRKKDPKDVEIQMDIVGVIGTTYKFLGLADFQYLAVQSEGGKVTSLYDKIILRKTENQAFFEQPVPYFLPPAIFSRLDSPVDYFYRPDIQAKTAVVQMSTSKNFIGQNRARRPHNAIFVSFNDPTVPTECLEAAKVSWARHCQKEIDRRAEEQLKKMFETRPIWSRNGVKANVNIHPEKLKHLLAVYAYYMVTGPWRSLWVRLGYDPRKSAESKKYQLLDFRIRCSTKHGYSLSNLPVKAKRSALNYSLPIMLNKAGPQPASVMDIPTQEGPSTSRDSVAHTYQLKESSYIFRDGMLPPHRQMFYQLCDLDVDSIKEVMEQNSGKEQTCDERDGWCLLGTTDKLRDIISAMIKKVIRAQKPAMPEVPQKRRRKGLSSKSPERNVDVDSEDDEDEEEEEEDEFQPSEGSENEMETEILDYM; from the exons ATGATGGAGCTTGAAGGATTGGATGTGGCAGAACCCAGCGAGGTGAGTCTGGATTTTACTCTGAGAGAGCTGAGTCTCTCCTCTCAGAGTGAAGATGCTACGCCGGGAAGCTCGTCCTCGGTGAGGCTGCGGGACAAGAAACTGGTGTGTGTGGAGTATCCGGCGGTTATCAAAAGCGTGGACAAGATGCTGGAGACTTTGGGTGGTGAACAAGCAGTAACCAAA ACGTTTGCAGACCCCAACAGGCGCCTTGAGCTGCGTTTCCGACCTCAGGACCCTTTCTGTCACTCTGTGTGTGGGAACCGCTTCCCGTCAAGCAACCTCCTCCTCAGAGTGCGACGACGGGTGCGAAAAAAAGACCCCAAGGATGTTGAGATCCAAATGGATATAGTCGGAGTCATAGGAACAACGTACAAATTCCTAG GTCTGGCAGACTTTCAGTACCTCGCTGTGCAGTCAGAGGGTGGAAAAGTCACGTCTCTGTACGACAAAATCATCCTCCGCAAAACTGAGAATCAGGCGTTCTTTGAGCAGCCCGTGCCTTACTTCCTCCCCCCTGCCATCTTCTCACGCCTCGACAGTCCCGTTGATTATTTCTACCGGCCTGACATCCAGGCAAAGACAGCAGTTGT CCAGATGTCCACGAGCAAGAActtcattggtcagaatcgtGCTCGTCGGCCCCACAATGCCATATTTGTCAGTTTTAATGACCCCACTGTGCCCACTGAGTGCCTCGAGGCAGCCAAGGTTAGCTGGGCTCGACACTGTCAGAAGGAAATCGACAGGCGAGCTGAAGAGCAGTTGAAAAAg ATGTTTGAGACCCGGCCCATCTGGTCACGAAATGGAGTCAAGGCCAACGTCAATATCCACCCTGAAAAACTGAAGCATCTGCTGGCCGTATATGCCTATTACATG GTAACGGGTCCTTGGAGAAGCCTGTGGGTGAGGTTGGGCTACGACCCACGAAAGAGCGCCGAATCGAAGaaataccagctgctggatttcAGGATCCGCTGCAGCACCAAACACG GCTATTCACTATCCAATCTACCAGTGAAAGCCAAGAGGAGCGCCCTTAATTACAGCCTGCCAATCATGCTCAACAAAGCAG gtcCCCAGCCTGCGAGTGTGATGGATATTCCCACTCAAGAAGGGCCGAGCACCAGTCGAGATTCAGTTGCACACACATACCAGCTGAAG GAATCATCCTACATTTTCAGAGACGGCATGCTGCCTCCTCACAGACAAATGTTCTACCAGCTTTGTGATTTGGATGTGGACAG CATCAAAGAGGTGATGGAGCAGAACAGCGGTAAAGAGCAGACGTGCGATGAGCGCGACGGCTGGTGTCTTCTGGGCACCACGGACAAGCTGAGGGACATCATCTCTGCCATGATTAAGAAGGTCATACGGGCACAAAAACCAG CAATGCCCGAAGTTCCCCAAAAAAGACGACGCAAGGGCTTGAGTTCAAAATCCCCAGAGAGAAACGTGGATGTAGACTCTGAGgatgatgaggatgaggaggaggaggaggaagatgaattTCAGCCGTCGGAGGGAAGTGAAAATGAGATGGAGACAGAAATTCTGGACTATATGTAA